In Candidatus Methylomirabilota bacterium, the following proteins share a genomic window:
- a CDS encoding pyridoxamine 5'-phosphate oxidase family protein: MNIELALNRLREAIEERGSGVYLITVSGDARPHAVYLHAAWENGRLAVSGVGATTAANAVARPNVSLLFPVSAAADYTLFVDGPATVETRGDDHCVVVTPTRAVFHRPGAPRDPASSCTSDCVPIFQAPTRVAPPR; the protein is encoded by the coding sequence ATGAACATCGAGCTGGCGCTGAACCGGCTGCGTGAGGCGATCGAGGAACGAGGCTCCGGGGTCTACCTGATCACCGTCTCCGGCGACGCCCGTCCACACGCCGTTTACCTGCACGCGGCGTGGGAGAACGGCCGGCTCGCCGTATCCGGCGTGGGCGCAACCACCGCCGCCAACGCCGTCGCGCGGCCGAACGTCTCGCTCCTCTTCCCGGTGAGCGCCGCCGCAGACTACACGCTCTTCGTCGACGGCCCCGCCACGGTCGAGACGCGCGGGGACGACCACTGCGTCGTGGTCACGCCCACCCGCGCCGTCTTCCACCGTCCCGGCGCGCCGCGCGATCCCGCCTCGTCCTGCACGTCGGACTGCGTCCCGATCTTTCAGGCGCCCACGCGAGTCGCGCCGCCCCGCTGA
- a CDS encoding methyltransferase domain-containing protein has product MAFFGRARYCPVCESRCRRFLTHGPPSRRVQDVVCPICLSHPRLRLGWLFLTTRTDLLDGRPKRLLHVAPEPALARLLRNARDIEIVSADLDSPHARIVLDITRIDMEDASLDVILCSHVLEHVPDDRRAMRELCRILRPEGWAMIQVPISRRPTFEDPSITDPAERERLFWQADHVRLYGLDIADRLTEAGFEVETVFGDQLIPPDQLVRTGIYPRDPVFMCRKTP; this is encoded by the coding sequence GTGGCGTTCTTCGGCCGCGCCAGATACTGCCCCGTGTGCGAGAGTCGCTGCCGGCGATTCCTCACCCACGGCCCGCCCTCACGCAGAGTTCAGGACGTCGTCTGTCCGATCTGTTTGTCCCACCCGCGGCTTCGCCTCGGTTGGCTCTTCCTCACCACCCGGACCGACCTGCTGGATGGGCGGCCGAAGCGCCTTCTCCACGTGGCTCCCGAGCCCGCTCTCGCCCGGCTCTTGCGCAATGCCCGGGACATCGAGATCGTGTCGGCGGATCTCGACAGCCCGCACGCCCGGATCGTGCTCGACATCACCAGGATCGACATGGAGGACGCCTCGTTGGACGTCATCCTGTGTAGCCATGTGCTGGAGCACGTGCCTGACGATCGTCGCGCGATGCGCGAGCTGTGTCGGATCTTGAGACCGGAGGGCTGGGCCATGATCCAGGTGCCGATCTCGCGCAGGCCGACCTTCGAGGACCCTTCCATTACCGACCCGGCCGAGCGCGAGCGCTTGTTCTGGCAAGCGGATCACGTACGGCTCTATGGCCTGGACATCGCGGATCGATTGACCGAGGCCGGCTTCGAGGTGGAGACCGTCTTCGGGGATCAGCTCATCCCGCCCGACCAGCTGGTGAGAACGGGGATCTACCCGAGAGACCCCGTCTTCATGTGCCGCAAAACTCCGTGA